One genomic region from Nitrospinaceae bacterium encodes:
- a CDS encoding NAD(P)-dependent oxidoreductase, whose translation MGIKVGVVGLGVMGGAFAGHLLDAGFEVAGYDPEDAMYKKFKGKALRRAASPADVAKEAQLIMTSLPNYGVVEKAVCGPDGVFEGALAGAIIADMSTVPPKFSRTMAGHAEEKGMNWLDSPVSGVGKQAAVKDLVVMSSGPKAAFELARPAFDAIGKKTIFVGEENGHAAQLKLVVNLVLFINMAGAAEGMTLGLKAGISPDVMLETLCAGAAGSNVLDVRGKDMLADNYPPSGPIWIVLKDLECAIQSAKDMDVPVPLGGLLEQFYMAQRSKGRQDEDGSSIFRIYKELANLG comes from the coding sequence ATGGGCATTAAGGTGGGTGTGGTTGGATTGGGAGTAATGGGTGGCGCCTTTGCCGGGCACCTTTTAGACGCTGGCTTCGAGGTGGCTGGGTATGATCCCGAAGACGCGATGTACAAAAAATTTAAGGGAAAGGCCCTTCGGCGGGCGGCCTCGCCTGCCGATGTGGCCAAGGAGGCGCAGCTAATTATGACTTCCCTACCTAATTACGGTGTGGTGGAGAAGGCGGTGTGCGGGCCGGACGGAGTTTTCGAGGGGGCCTTGGCGGGCGCGATTATAGCGGATATGAGCACGGTTCCGCCTAAATTCTCACGCACGATGGCAGGGCACGCCGAGGAGAAGGGCATGAACTGGCTCGATTCACCCGTGAGCGGGGTCGGCAAGCAAGCGGCGGTGAAGGATCTGGTTGTCATGAGTTCGGGTCCCAAGGCCGCTTTCGAGCTGGCGAGGCCTGCCTTTGATGCCATCGGCAAGAAGACGATTTTTGTGGGGGAGGAAAACGGCCACGCAGCGCAACTCAAGCTGGTGGTGAACCTGGTTCTATTCATCAACATGGCCGGGGCTGCAGAGGGGATGACTTTGGGGCTCAAGGCGGGTATTTCTCCCGATGTCATGCTTGAGACGCTTTGCGCGGGCGCAGCCGGCTCTAATGTCCTCGATGTACGAGGCAAAGACATGCTTGCCGATAATTATCCGCCCTCGGGGCCGATATGGATCGTTTTAAAGGATCTTGAATGTGCGATTCAGTCGGCCAAGGATATGGACGTGCCTGTGCCGCTGGGAGGGCTTCTTGAGCAATTCTATATGGCTCAGAGGAGCAAGGGGCGACAGGACGAGGATGGTAGCTCGATTTTTAGAATCTATAAAGAACTGGCCAACCTCGGCTAA
- a CDS encoding response regulator: protein MRKVVRNMLRQMGIDNVSEAENGDEGFRMAKAGEFGLIVSDWNMPIMTGLEFLKAVRADENTKTTPFLMVTAEALKENIIQAIQAGASNYIVKPFTPQVFEEKLSAIFK from the coding sequence ATGAGAAAAGTGGTGCGTAACATGCTCCGCCAGATGGGCATTGACAATGTATCCGAAGCCGAAAATGGCGACGAAGGCTTCCGGATGGCTAAAGCTGGAGAATTCGGCCTGATAGTCTCGGATTGGAACATGCCCATCATGACGGGTCTTGAATTCCTCAAGGCTGTTCGGGCGGACGAAAACACGAAAACCACCCCGTTCTTGATGGTAACGGCCGAGGCGCTCAAGGAAAATATTATCCAGGCCATTCAAGCAGGAGCTTCTAACTACATCGTCAAACCCTTCACGCCACAAGTTTTCGAGGAAAAGCTCAGCGCCATTTTCAAATAG
- a CDS encoding chemotaxis protein CheX — MKAEFLNPFLQATVNVLSTMAMLSPKPGKPQIKETDVAVGDITGIIGLTGYSEGSLAVSFSESCALKIVENMIGEQFSEMNEDVADAVGELTNMISGDARSQLQKLGFDFTAAIPTVVRGKDHTIRHVSASGTTLMIPFSTEHGNFYIEASFAS; from the coding sequence ATGAAAGCTGAGTTTTTGAATCCTTTTCTTCAGGCGACGGTTAATGTGCTGAGCACCATGGCCATGCTTTCGCCGAAACCGGGTAAGCCCCAAATTAAAGAAACGGATGTCGCCGTTGGAGACATCACTGGAATCATCGGTCTGACGGGGTATTCGGAGGGGTCGCTGGCTGTAAGTTTTTCCGAATCATGTGCGCTAAAGATCGTAGAAAATATGATTGGCGAGCAATTTTCGGAAATGAACGAGGATGTAGCAGATGCTGTTGGCGAGTTGACGAATATGATTTCGGGCGACGCGCGATCCCAGCTTCAGAAACTGGGCTTTGATTTTACTGCGGCCATTCCCACTGTCGTGCGGGGAAAGGACCATACAATAAGACACGTTTCCGCATCTGGCACTACCTTGATGATTCCTTTCAGTACGGAGCATGGAAATTTCTATATCGAGGCCTCTTTTGCCTCTTGA
- a CDS encoding 3',5'-cyclic-nucleotide phosphodiesterase: MDAGSGASTLTVAEQSKLEGILISHTHLDHVGEIPFIADNIFGTKDSSLPIVSLKPVLEDLHKYLFNNIIWPDFTALAVGDTPILQFVSIEEGEYKSIAGIDFTAYRVDHSVNAVGYILRDESGSVLYSGDTGPTSKIWEKGKELDDLRAIITEVSFPNFMSGIADVAKHFTPETLHEEVKKMPADIPIYLYHEKIRFHDEILKDLEDLNEPRLQMLVQGETYTF; this comes from the coding sequence GTGGATGCAGGGAGCGGTGCCTCCACTTTAACCGTTGCCGAGCAATCGAAACTAGAAGGTATTCTCATTTCCCATACACATCTCGATCATGTGGGAGAAATTCCATTTATCGCTGACAATATTTTTGGCACCAAGGACTCTTCGCTCCCCATCGTCAGCCTAAAGCCAGTCCTAGAAGATCTCCATAAGTATTTGTTCAACAATATCATATGGCCAGACTTTACAGCTCTAGCCGTTGGCGACACCCCAATCCTCCAGTTCGTCTCTATCGAGGAGGGCGAATATAAATCAATTGCAGGAATCGACTTCACAGCCTACCGGGTCGATCATTCAGTAAATGCTGTTGGATATATACTAAGGGATGAATCCGGCTCAGTTCTCTACTCAGGGGACACTGGGCCCACCAGCAAAATATGGGAAAAAGGCAAAGAACTTGACGATCTTCGGGCTATAATCACAGAAGTGTCGTTTCCGAATTTCATGTCAGGCATCGCCGACGTGGCAAAGCACTTCACGCCAGAGACGCTCCACGAGGAAGTAAAAAAAATGCCTGCGGATATTCCCATTTACCTCTATCATGAAAAAATAAGGTTTCACGATGAAATCCTCAAAGATCTTGAAGATTTGAATGAACCCAGGCTTCAGATGCTGGTTCAGGGGGAAACCTACACATTTTAG
- a CDS encoding dihydroorotate dehydrogenase electron transfer subunit, giving the protein MRKIFHITENRTESAWTNTLFFDGEVSCQPGQFMMVWLPRLGEKPFTLSYPNAITAKKAGKFTEALTSLRPGDAIGLRGPLGQGYPALKRPALIGGGVGIAELRLLALSSESPTIVLGGRTADEILFYEEFKKIGTLKVVTEDGSLGNKGLITDILPVEADSYAVCGPERMMVACRSILPDERTYYAIERYMKCAVGLCGQCTCSGLRVCVDGPVFSGQSVSQMDDFGHRRRSKSGHWENI; this is encoded by the coding sequence GTGCGTAAAATATTTCACATCACCGAGAATCGGACAGAGAGCGCGTGGACAAATACACTTTTTTTCGATGGCGAAGTATCGTGCCAGCCAGGGCAATTCATGATGGTGTGGCTCCCCCGACTGGGCGAAAAACCTTTCACACTTTCCTATCCCAACGCCATAACGGCAAAAAAAGCGGGAAAATTCACCGAAGCACTCACTTCACTGCGTCCAGGTGACGCCATTGGTCTGCGCGGTCCACTTGGGCAGGGTTATCCTGCCCTCAAGAGGCCTGCTCTCATCGGAGGCGGTGTAGGCATCGCAGAATTGCGTCTCCTGGCACTCAGTTCAGAATCACCAACCATTGTTCTGGGCGGCAGGACGGCAGATGAAATACTTTTTTATGAGGAATTTAAAAAAATCGGCACGCTCAAAGTGGTTACCGAGGATGGTTCGCTGGGAAACAAAGGTTTAATTACAGATATTCTACCCGTTGAGGCAGACTCATATGCGGTTTGTGGGCCAGAGCGGATGATGGTGGCGTGTCGCTCCATTTTGCCAGATGAACGAACCTACTACGCCATCGAGCGATACATGAAATGCGCCGTCGGGCTCTGTGGCCAATGCACCTGCTCTGGTCTCAGGGTGTGTGTGGATGGGCCCGTCTTTTCAGGGCAATCCGTTAGCCAGATGGACGATTTCGGCCACCGCAGAAGAAGCAAAAGCGGGCATTGGGAAAATATCTAA
- a CDS encoding dihydroorotate dehydrogenase: MKNIPEINPPLINASGILSYPEVFLAFEKADAALGGYVTKSVGPDEKPGNENPVVVCPETSAQPVLNSLALPTQSPSDWEADLGETNLSHSKLIVSVYGGTPDDFAKMAQRMTPFADVIEVNLGCPNKMPGEATLMESIGQKPELSGEVIQKIRQVTELPVIAKLSPNSDYLEVAAACMDAGADGLGCGNTLGPGLALDIETRAAILAGTTGGISGPALKPVNLRLTYDCYARFGCPIIGYGGIETWRDVIEYALAGACIFGIGTAFLGKSTSEAATLTKEIWSGVLAYLDGAPLSSLVGGAHRNEEREPARA, translated from the coding sequence TTGAAAAACATTCCCGAAATAAATCCTCCGCTAATCAATGCGAGCGGAATTTTAAGTTATCCAGAAGTTTTCCTGGCATTCGAAAAAGCTGACGCTGCCTTGGGTGGATACGTCACTAAATCCGTCGGACCCGATGAGAAACCTGGAAATGAAAATCCCGTAGTGGTCTGCCCCGAAACGAGTGCCCAGCCAGTCCTAAATTCTCTTGCACTTCCGACCCAGAGCCCCTCCGACTGGGAGGCCGACCTTGGAGAGACAAATCTTAGCCACTCTAAACTCATCGTTTCTGTCTACGGCGGAACCCCAGATGATTTCGCCAAGATGGCCCAGAGAATGACCCCTTTTGCAGATGTTATTGAGGTAAACCTAGGGTGCCCAAACAAAATGCCTGGAGAGGCAACCCTTATGGAAAGCATCGGTCAAAAACCTGAATTGTCGGGAGAGGTGATTCAAAAGATTCGACAAGTAACCGAGTTGCCGGTGATCGCGAAACTCTCCCCCAATAGCGATTATTTAGAGGTGGCGGCCGCCTGTATGGATGCTGGCGCCGACGGCCTGGGGTGCGGCAACACACTTGGCCCAGGCCTCGCCCTCGACATTGAGACCCGAGCAGCCATCCTTGCTGGGACCACGGGCGGCATCAGCGGCCCCGCCCTCAAACCTGTCAACCTGCGCTTAACCTACGACTGCTATGCTAGATTCGGGTGCCCGATTATAGGATATGGCGGAATCGAAACCTGGCGAGACGTGATCGAGTATGCCCTGGCTGGAGCCTGTATTTTTGGTATCGGCACAGCTTTCCTCGGTAAATCCACTAGCGAGGCAGCTACTCTGACAAAAGAGATATGGAGCGGTGTTCTGGCCTACCTAGATGGCGCTCCGCTCTCTAGCCTGGTTGGCGGTGCCCACCGCAATGAAGAGCGGGAGCCCGCACGTGCGTAA
- the ccsA gene encoding cytochrome c biogenesis protein CcsA, with product MVAVLVGLYLISTIAHLYYLLKKHFVVSALGIGSLIGGFLLHTAMLGVSFSSPATRGWGVWLSALAWVIVFLYLGVFFRYKDMTLGGFAVPFGFVLEGYASAFPGVWGAGSTEVQGYLLVGHAVLALLSGASFFFLFGFSLMFVAQSRQLKSKRPSAWLHRLPSLGVLDDLNHKILYFGFTFLTASMLIGSMWAKARHGAYWSLDPMKTWPLVLVWGAYGVLLVCRLTRSWKGHRSAVFSMISFVAVILAIAVHI from the coding sequence GTGGTTGCCGTACTTGTTGGGCTTTACCTGATATCAACTATTGCCCACCTCTATTACCTACTCAAAAAACATTTTGTGGTTTCTGCCTTGGGGATTGGTTCGCTCATCGGTGGTTTTCTTCTCCACACAGCCATGCTGGGTGTTTCATTTTCGAGTCCAGCCACCAGGGGCTGGGGAGTGTGGTTGAGCGCTCTTGCCTGGGTGATAGTATTCCTCTATCTGGGCGTGTTTTTTAGATACAAAGATATGACTCTTGGTGGCTTTGCTGTGCCATTTGGATTTGTCCTTGAGGGCTACGCTTCAGCGTTCCCGGGTGTTTGGGGAGCTGGTTCCACTGAGGTTCAGGGATACCTTCTCGTGGGTCATGCGGTGCTTGCTTTGTTGAGCGGTGCCTCATTCTTTTTTCTGTTCGGCTTCTCCTTAATGTTTGTTGCCCAATCTAGACAACTTAAATCCAAGCGCCCAAGCGCTTGGCTCCATCGTCTTCCCTCCCTTGGTGTGCTTGACGATCTTAACCACAAAATACTCTATTTCGGGTTTACATTTCTCACGGCGAGCATGCTGATTGGCTCCATGTGGGCCAAGGCCCGGCATGGGGCTTACTGGAGTCTTGATCCGATGAAAACTTGGCCCCTTGTACTTGTGTGGGGGGCGTACGGAGTTTTGTTGGTGTGTCGCTTAACGCGTAGTTGGAAAGGGCATCGCTCGGCCGTATTTTCGATGATTTCCTTTGTTGCGGTGATTTTGGCCATCGCTGTTCATATTTAA